The following are from one region of the Elgaria multicarinata webbii isolate HBS135686 ecotype San Diego chromosome 13, rElgMul1.1.pri, whole genome shotgun sequence genome:
- the LOC134407835 gene encoding cytochrome P450 2H2-like: MELFLFLTTVLQNLNLKTFQVREEIDILPVVEGGGKRPPRYRLSVAPRPALQRARSRRKAEAPCSSPGAPMALPALLLLCLALLLALARRRRAQAAAPLPPGPPPLPLLGNLLHVDGWDIIPTFRRLQEKYGPVFTFYMGPRPTVVLCGYEAMKEAFTDNAEAFGGRAPIQALGDTISKYGVVSTNGERWKQLRRFTLTTLRNFGMGKRSIEERIQEEARFLVEALQETQGHPFDPTFYLSHAVSNIICSIVFGNRFEYEDKNFTTLLELINTSFRLMSSPGMQIFNAFPCLKRIFPSPHRRLSKCFDDIISFVLQRVQMHRESFDPNCPRDFIDSFLAKMEQEKENPVSEFHDMNLAITVFNLFFAGTETVSITLRYGLLILLRHPEIEAKVQEEIDRVIGRNRSPCMEDRIKMPYTDAVVHEIQRFGDILPVVTSHLMTRDTTFRGYSLPKDTVAGVFLTSVLQDPQYFETPKKFNPGHFLDENGAFKKSEAFLPFSSGKRVCLGESLARMELFLFLTTVLQNLNLKTFQVREEIDILPVVEGGGKRPPRYRLSVAPR; the protein is encoded by the exons ATGGAGCTCTTTCTGTTTCTCACGACTGTGTTGCAAAACCTGAATCTGAAAACGTTCCAGGTCCGGGAGGAGATAGACATTTTGCCAGTAGTGGAGGGTGGCGGAAAGCGTCCCCCGCGCTACCGGCTTTCTGTGGCTCCACG TCCGGCTCTGCAGCGCGCCCGGTCCAGGCGCAAAGCGGAGGCGCCCTGCAGCAGCCCCGGCGCCCCCATGGCTCTGCCCGCCTTGCTGCTcctctgcctggccctgctgctcgcCCTGGCCCGGCGCAGGCGCGCCCAGGCGGCGGCCCCGCTGCCCCCCGGGCCGCCCCCGCTGCCTCTGCTGGGCAACTTGCTCCACGTCGACGGCTGGGACATCATCCCGACCTTCCGCCGG CTCCAGGAGAAGTACGGGCCGGTGTTCACCTTCTACATGGGGCCCCGGCCAACCGTGGTGCTGTGCGGCTACGAAGCCATGAAGGAAGCATTCACAGATAATGCCGAAGCGTTTGGCGGGAGAGCTCCGATACAGGCCCTGGGCGATACCATTTCCAAGTACG GAGTGGTCAGCACCAATGGGGAGCGCTGGAAGCAGCTCCGTCGCTTCACTCTCACCACCCTGAGGAACTTCGGGATGGGGAAGAGATCCATCGAGGAGCGGATCCAGGAGGAGGCCCGGTTCCTGGTGGAAGCGCTGCAGGAGACGCAAG GGCATCCCTTTGACCCTACCTTTTACCTCAGTCATGCCGTCTCCAACATCATCTGTTCTATTGTGTTTGGCAACCGGTTTGAATATGAGGACAAGAACTTCACCACTTTGCTTGAGCTGATCAATACATCTTTCCGGCTCATGTCATCCCCCGGGATGCAG ATCTTTAATGCTTTCCCGTGTTTGAAGCGGATCTTTCCCAGTCCCCATCGCAGACTATCCAAATGCTTCGATGACATCATCAGCTTCGTCCTGCAGAGGGTCCAGATGCACCGCGAGTCGTTCGATCCAAATTGCCCTCGAGACTTTATTGACTCTTTCCTCGCCAAAATGGAGCAG GAGAAAGAGAACCCGGTTTCTGAATTCCATGACATGAACCTGGCTATTACGGTTTTCAACCTATTCTTTGCAGGGACGGAGACGGTCAGCATCACCCTCCGATATGGGCTTCTCATCCTCCTCCGGCACCCAGAGATAGAAG CAAAGGTCCAAGAGGAGATTGACCGGGTCATCGGGAGGAACCGGAGCCCCTGCATGGAGGACCGGATCAAGATGCCCTACACAGATGCGGTTGTCCATGAGATCCAGCGGTTTGGGGACATACTTCCTGTGGTGACTTCTCACTTAATGACCCGTGACACCACATTTCGGGGATACAGCCTTCCCAAG GACACTGTGGCTGGGGTTTTCTTGACGTCTGTCCTGCAGGACCCTCAGTACTTTGAGACACCCAAGAAGTTCAATCCTGGGCACTTCCTGGATGAAAACGGGGCCTTCAAGAAGAGTGAGGCATTCCTGCCGTTTTCATCAG GGAAAAGGGTTTGCCTCGGTGAAAGCTTGGCCCGCATGGAGCTCTTTCTGTTTCTCACGACTGTGTTGCAAAACCTGAATCTGAAAACGTTCCAGGTCCGGGAGGAGATAGACATTTTGCCAGTAGTGGAGGGTGGCGGAAAGCGTCCCCCGCGCTACCGGCTTTCTGTGGCTCCACGGTAA